From the Pseudomonas lalucatii genome, the window AGGATGCGCGCCCGCCCGGTGAGGCCGCCGGGGCGCCCGGGATTGAGGTTGTGGGCGCCGAGGGCCTTGAGCTCATGGGTCAGGCTGCGCAGGTCGGGAAAATGCAGCACCTCGGCCCGTGCTTCCAGGCTCAGCAGGCCCAGGCCGCTGGCGCCGCACAGCCGCTGGTAATCGGCGAAACGGCGGAAGCGGTTGACGTGGACGAAGCCGTCCACCGCCTGCCAGCTGTCGCGCAGCTCCTGCAGGGTGCCGACGCACAGGCTGCTGAACGCCAGCACGCCGCCGGGGCGCAGCACCCGGCGGGCCTCGCCCAGTACTGCCTGGAAGTCCCCGCACCATTGCAGCGCCAGGCTGGAGTAGAGCAGGTCGCAAGACGCATCGCGCAGCGGCAGGCACTCGGCATCGCCGGCGATGAACTGCCGCGCCCCGCCCAGGGGACGGGCGTGGCGCAGCATGCCCTCGGCGATATCCAGGGCCACGCCCTCGGCCGCGGCGAAACGCGCGCCTAGGGCGCGGCTGAAATGGCCGGTGCCGCAGCCCAGATCGAGCCAGCGGCGCGGCGCCAGGTCCGCTGGCAGTCGCGCCAGCAGCTGCGCGCCGACGCTGCGCTGCAGCGCGGCGACGCTGTCGTAGCTGTCCGCCGCCCGGGAGAAGGACGCGGCGACCTGGCGCTTGTCCGGCAGCCCCGTCTGGGCCTGATCAGTCATCACCGGCCTCGTGCAGGAAGGCCTGGATCGCCGCCGCCACCTCGTGGGGGCGCTCCAGGACGAAGGCATGGCTGGCCGCATCGATCAGGCCGATCTCGACGTCCGGCAGCAGGTCGAGCAGGGCCGCCGCGGCCTGGCCCGGCACCAGCGCGTCGCGCCCGGCGAACAGGTGCAGCTGCGGGCCGACGAAGGCCTGCAGCGCGGCGCGGCCATCCAGCGCGGCGAGCAGATCGAGGCCGGCCAGCAAGGCATCGGCCCCGGTCTGGGGCGCCGCGCCGAGCAGCTGGCGCGACAGCCCGCGGGCGTCGCTGGCGCCCTGGGCGCAGAGCAGGGCGAAGCGCTTCAGGGTGGCCCGCGCATCCTGGGCGCAGCCCTGGCGGAAGGCGGCGAAGGTTTCCGCCGGCATGGCCGCGGGCCACTGCCCGTCGGCGACGAAGCGCGGATTGCTGGCCAGGCACAGCAGCCCGCTGCAACGCTCGCCCCGCCGCGCCGCCAGCTGGGCGGCGAGCATGCCGCCCAGCGACCAGCCGCCCAGCCAGGCGTCCTCGGGCAGGTTGGCGTCCAGCTCGTCGAGCCAGGCCTCGGGGTCGCTGCTGGCCAGCGGCGGCAATGGCTCGACCTGCACCCGCAGGCGCTGATCCAGGCCGCGCAGGGCCTCGGCCAGGGGTTCCAGGGGGGCGGTGCCCAGGCCCCAGCCGGGCAACAGGATCAGGCGATCACGCATGGCCGCTCTCCTCGTCATCAGTCGCCAGTTGCGGCCAGCACTCGGCCAGGGCCTCCAGCAGCAGCTCCAGCTGCGCCAGGCTGTGGGCCGCGGACAGGGTCACCCGCAGGCGCGCACTGCCGGCCGGCACGGTCGGCGGGCGGATCGCGGTGACCAGCAGGCCGCGTTCGCGCAGCAGCTGCGACAGGCGCAGGGCGCGGCCGCTGTCGCCGACCAGGATCGGCTGGATCGGCGTCGCGCTGTCCATCAGGGTCAAGCCGATCTCTGTGGCGCCCTGGCGAAAGCGCTGGATCAAGGCATTCAGGTGCTCGCGGCGCCAGCCTTCAGCGCGCAGCAGCTCCAGGCTCTTGAGGGTGGCGCAGGCCAGCGCCGGCGGCTGGCTGGTGGTGTAGATGTAGGGCCGGGCGAACTGCACCAGGGTCTCGACCAGCTCTTCGCTGCCGGCGACGAAGGCACCGGCGGTACCGAAGCCCTTGCCCAGGGTGCCGACCAGCACCTGCACCTCGTCCGTGCCGAGGCCGAAGTGCTCGGCGATGCCACCGCCGTTGGCCCCGAGCGGGCCGAAGCCGTGGGCGTCGTCGACCATCACCCAGGCGTCCCGCTTCTTCGCCGCGGCGCAGAGCGCCGGCAGGTCGGCCAGGTCGCCGTCCATGCTGAACACCCCGTCGGTCACCACCAGGGTGTTGCCGGCCGCCTTCTCCAGGCGGCCGGCCAGGCTGGCGGCATCGTTGTGCAGGTAACGGGAGAAGCGCGCGCCGGACAGCAGCCCGGCGTCCAGCAGGGACGCGTGGTTGAGACGGTCTTCCAGCACCGTGTCGCCCTGGCCGAGCAGCGCGGTGACGGCGCCGAGGTTGGCCATGTAGCCGGTGGAGAACAGCAGTGCCCGGGGCCGCCCGGTGAAGGCGGCCAGGGCCTCCTCCAGTTCGTGGTGCGGGGTGCTGTGGCCGATCACCAGGTGCGAGGCGCCACCACCGACGCCCCAGCGCCGGGCGCCGGCCTGCCAGGCCTCGATCACCTGAGGGTGATTGGCCAGGCCGAGGTAGTCGTTGGAGCAGAAGGCCAGCAGCTCGCGGCCGTCGACCCTGACCTGCGGGCCCTGCGGCGAATCGAGCAACGGCCGCTGGCGATACAGCTGGGCGGCGCGGCGCTCGGCGAGGCGGGAGGCGAGATCGAAACTCATGGCAAGACCCGGTGGATAACCGCAGGCGGGTTATCCACCCGACAGAGGACTAGGTAGGGTGGATGAGGCGAAGCTCATCCACCGCCCGACTTCAGACCGCGGCGTTATAGAACAGCTGGGAGTCGCGCTGCTCGGTCAACGCCTGCTCGATGGCGGCCTGGTGCACCTCGTCGGCGTGCTCCTGGCGCTCCTCGGGCTTGATGCCGAGGCGGGCGAACAGCTGCATGTCCTTGTCGGCCTGGGGGTTGGCGGTGGTCAGCAGCTTCTCGCCGTAGAAGATCGAGTTGGCGCCGGCGAAGAAGGCCAGGGCCTGCATCTGCTCGTTCATCGCCTCGCGGCCGGCGGACAGGCGCACGTGGGACTTGGGCATCATGATCCGCGCCACGGCGAGCATGCGGATGAAGTCGAAGGGGTCGACGTCCTGCTCATCCGCCAGCGGCGTGCCCTGGACCTTGACCAGCATGTTGATCGGCACCGACTCCGGATGCTCCGGCAGGTTGGCCAGCT encodes:
- the bioC gene encoding malonyl-ACP O-methyltransferase BioC translates to MTDQAQTGLPDKRQVAASFSRAADSYDSVAALQRSVGAQLLARLPADLAPRRWLDLGCGTGHFSRALGARFAAAEGVALDIAEGMLRHARPLGGARQFIAGDAECLPLRDASCDLLYSSLALQWCGDFQAVLGEARRVLRPGGVLAFSSLCVGTLQELRDSWQAVDGFVHVNRFRRFADYQRLCGASGLGLLSLEARAEVLHFPDLRSLTHELKALGAHNLNPGRPGGLTGRARILALREAYEGFRQPQGLPATYQVVYGVLRKES
- the bioF gene encoding 8-amino-7-oxononanoate synthase, producing MSFDLASRLAERRAAQLYRQRPLLDSPQGPQVRVDGRELLAFCSNDYLGLANHPQVIEAWQAGARRWGVGGGASHLVIGHSTPHHELEEALAAFTGRPRALLFSTGYMANLGAVTALLGQGDTVLEDRLNHASLLDAGLLSGARFSRYLHNDAASLAGRLEKAAGNTLVVTDGVFSMDGDLADLPALCAAAKKRDAWVMVDDAHGFGPLGANGGGIAEHFGLGTDEVQVLVGTLGKGFGTAGAFVAGSEELVETLVQFARPYIYTTSQPPALACATLKSLELLRAEGWRREHLNALIQRFRQGATEIGLTLMDSATPIQPILVGDSGRALRLSQLLRERGLLVTAIRPPTVPAGSARLRVTLSAAHSLAQLELLLEALAECWPQLATDDEESGHA
- a CDS encoding alpha/beta fold hydrolase, yielding MRDRLILLPGWGLGTAPLEPLAEALRGLDQRLRVQVEPLPPLASSDPEAWLDELDANLPEDAWLGGWSLGGMLAAQLAARRGERCSGLLCLASNPRFVADGQWPAAMPAETFAAFRQGCAQDARATLKRFALLCAQGASDARGLSRQLLGAAPQTGADALLAGLDLLAALDGRAALQAFVGPQLHLFAGRDALVPGQAAAALLDLLPDVEIGLIDAASHAFVLERPHEVAAAIQAFLHEAGDD